A part of Maniola jurtina chromosome 19, ilManJurt1.1, whole genome shotgun sequence genomic DNA contains:
- the LOC123874878 gene encoding centrosomal and chromosomal factor-like: MTGYARGEADFAAADRFARDARPASLAPKDYSVPLHVDCSIEYELPDCAKPPQGVKIEPLLMIHPSHFRRLESLRRVPFVNNLPRGDAAAAPARAARRCCRAAPAPPAPPAPPRAPEAARRVRCDYAALPRARLKAHPYLPADALECELARLPPAPYERFDKRALQQLPIYM; the protein is encoded by the coding sequence ATGACGGGCTACGCCCGCGGCGAGGCCGACTTCGCGGCCGCCGACCGCTTCGCGCGCGACGCGCGGCCCGCCTCGCTCGCGCCCAAGGATTACTCGGTGCCTTTACACGTAGACTGCAGTATCGAATACGAGCTTCCCGACTGTGCCAAGCCGCCGCAGGGCGTCAAGATCGAGCCGCTGCTCATGATCCACCCGTCGCACTTCCGCAGGCTCGAGAGCCTGCGCCGCGTGCCCTTCGTCAACAACCTGCCGCGCGGCGACGCGGCGGCGGcgcccgcccgcgccgcgcgccgctgctgccgcgccgcgcccgcgccgcccgcgccgccggcgccgccgcgcgcgcccGAGGCGGCGCGCCGCGTGCGCTGCGACTACGCGGCGCTGCCGCGCGCGCGGCTCAAGGCGCACCCCTACCTGCCGGCCGACGCGCTGGAGTGCGAGCTGGCGCGCCTGCCGCCGGCGCCCTACGAGCGCTTCGACAAGCGCGCGCTGCAGCAGCTGCCCATCTACATGTAG